TAGAAACAACTGGAACCGCCGTGAGGTAGTTTGCTACTTACTGTGATGGTCCCCTCAATGCCCTGAAAGCCTGTTCCGGTCCAGGCGTCGTCGGTCACGTAAAGCTCGCCAATTGAGGCAGGAATATCCGCTAGAGGATAGAAAACTACTTGATCAGGGTCATCTGAGTTGAGGACAAAAACTGGGATGTCACCTGGCTTAAGGTCGGAGCATTCATTCGGATCGGCAGTCGGGGCATTTGTCGGGGTTGTGCATTGAGAGTACGTTCTCGTTCCATCCACAATAGTATCGGGCTGGCCAAAGTACTGTGTCACTAATTCTGGATAGTCAACGAAAGGATTACGGTTTCCTTGCCAGCGCTCACACGCCCTATTATTTCGAGCTTGTTCCTCGGGACTCACACGATCCTCCTCGTGCCACTTCAAAAGCATGGAGAGATAACCAAACTCACCATCCCTGAAAGGAGGACAATCCGTCAATCTGAGACCAAGTTGCTCTTCGTATCGCAGAGCGGTGTAGAAAAGACTCCGGGCGACGTCTCCTCTGAAACTGGCTGGAGGGGCAAATATTTTCGAGTCCTGCTCCGTATCATCTGCTGTCTCAGTCGTAGCGGGACGCGAACAAGCACCTTCATTCTCAACCGTGCCACAGATTCCAAAAAAAAGGCGATCTTTCTTGAGAAGTACCGAAGAATCCGCTGGCTTTTTTGAGTGCACGTCTGTTAATGCGGGAGATTCACGTGTTGCACCACGCTCGATAGGCCACAGGTCTTCTCGTGACCAACTATTTCGGTCTCCAGCAGGAAGCGAAGGAAAATTTATGTTGCGGTACAACAACCTTACGGTGTCGTTGCTGGTTCCGCGATCCAAATCGATTAGAGCCGTGAGTATATCGTCTCCTCCAGCAATTGTAGCAGTGTTCGGCAATATGTTCCTGTGGGTGTTTTGTATGAGAGATCGAACATTTTCTTGTCCCCAAGTGGTTGGGGCCGTGCCAAAATCTGCAAGGATAGACGCATAGTAGCTGTTTAGAGCACATCCTTCGAACGAGGTGGCGTTCTGTGCACCCGTCGTTAACACTAAGGAGAGACAAAGAAGAGCAGTGatcttcatcatgaggacAGTGAACGAACAATGGGCCACAATCAATTTGTGTTCGTTTTGGCAGGATTTGTGGTCGAATCGAGGTAGAGAGAGTCTTTTTTATTTGGACTTCTGAATAATGACCAGAAGTATGATGGGACCAAGTCTTACGAAAATTGGTCGTTTAAAATCTGTACCTCGATCGTGGGTCATCGACCATAAATAATACCCAACGGAATTGTTTTCTCAAGGCCTATGTCCGGTATTCACCCGCCATCTTCGCGATCAACTGTCGTAAAGACTTAATGTGAATCAAAACAAAGCCAATATTATTGAAAATGGGAAATTCCCTATTCGGGCGGCGCCTCTACTAGGCCGCAATTGGCACacctaagggcaggaagatcccagagaagtaggggtatacctagctggatacaatttatccaaaaaataTTTttaagtaattgctccgggatcttcaagttggtttgtcttttgcgtaggtaactgctccgggatcttcaagttggtttgtcttttttgcgtaagtaactgctccgggatcttcaagttggtttgtctcATGATTAAGTAAttgctctgggatcttcatcatggtttgtctcttgtctaagtaattctattggattggtgataaaTCACCTTTTCCACCTAACAGACTCATCCTACATCCATGTCAGACCAGTATTGACCAAATAGAGACTCCAAAGTGATGGACAAACGAATAAGATTGCGTCGGGCAGACAAGAGAAGAT
This portion of the Phaeodactylum tricornutum CCAP 1055/1 chromosome 19, whole genome shotgun sequence genome encodes:
- a CDS encoding predicted protein, with product MMKITALLCLSLVLTTGAQNATSFEGCALNSYYASILADFGTAPTTWGQENVRSLIQNTHRNILPNTATIAGGDDILTALIDLDRGTSNDTVRLLYRNINFPSLPAGDRNSWSREDLWPIERGATRESPALTDVHSKKPADSSVLLKKDRLFFGICGTVENEGACSRPATTETADDTEQDSKIFAPPASFRGDVARSLFYTALRYEEQLGLRLTDCPPFRDGEFGYLSMLLKWHEEDRVSPEEQARNNRACERWQGNRNPFVDYPELVTQYFGQPDTIVDGTRTYSQCTTPTNAPTADPNECSDLKPGDIPVFVLNSDDPDQVVFYPLADIPASIGELYVTDDAWTGTGFQGIEGTITFNVPEEGIKAGQSFGYGKGSPFSDRWQEDPSGLFSLGINGDQIFIYCRNADDLPNFIGGFSYNGNWSNVGLADYGTDKSALPESLQEVGSIALPHADNCLYTGQIAGRKSELLASYENSENWSCENAVRYEIDLSSRGFTVTSLLSLGIAIISLSFTY